Proteins encoded within one genomic window of Anastrepha ludens isolate Willacy chromosome 4, idAnaLude1.1, whole genome shotgun sequence:
- the LOC128861053 gene encoding odorant receptor 94b-like, which translates to MDRLQELSFRIFPSDPAIGQIGSLQYNVWLAQLFGVPIVGLKAESPSMRAALVVYGFLATLVVTFLYTGFEIYDLILCWPDLDILTQNICLSLTHVAGVIKVVNIIYRLDDIAIVVRKIEYAAKTYVISKNQLKEFLRDEFKNKIPLTIYASLVGFTAVLGIIYLFYNPKEVAGRIFPYRVKLPDWMPFGMQLVYMGLSVLVVALQIVAVDYLNVTMINQIRCQLNILNLAFDEFKLGFEAKEGTMDSREINPENKLRAIIEHHCLLIELRNEVEAIFRMPLLIQFFTSLVIFAMTGFQANVKAQDPDGASLIYCYCGCIFCELFFYCWFGNEVSEQSKTLATSGYGSPWYEFDQRFKNSLLLFLSQSQEPFVFTAGGFISLSLPSFSGILSKSYSFIAFLRQVYGR; encoded by the exons ATGGATAGATTGCAGGAATTGTCATTTCGTATATTTCCCTCTGATCCAGCAATCGGTCAAATTGGATCCCTGCAGTATAATGTGTGGCTAGCACAGTTATTTGGCGTTCCTATTGTGGGCTTGAAAGCGGAGTCACCTTCAATGAGGGCCGCACTTGTAGTGTATGGATTTCTAGCTACTTTAGTGGTGACATTCCTTTACACGGGGTTCGAGATATACGATCTGATTTTATGCTGGCCAGATCTGGATATCCTTACGCAAAATATCTGTTTGTCATTGACCCACGTGGCTGGAGTAATAAAG GTGGTTAATATTATTTATCGCCTCGACGATATCGCAATTGTGGTGCGAAAGATAGAGTATGCGGCAAAGACTTATGTAATTTCGAAGAATCAG TTAAAGGAATTTCTTCGTGATGAATTTAAGAACAAGATCCCATTAACAATTTATGCCTCGCTGGTCGGGTTTACTGCTGTTTTAGGCATTATCTATTTGTTTTACA ATCCTAAAGAAGTAGCTGGCCGAATATTTCCATATCGTGTCAAATTGCCTGATTGGATGCCATTTGGTATGCAACTGGTCTATATGGGCCTCAGTGTGCTGGTTGTTGCATTGCAAATCGTCGCGGTCGACTATCTGAATGTTACTATGATTAATCAGATTCGATGCCAGCTGAATATACTGAATTTGGCTTTCGATGAGTTTAAGCTGGGATTTGAAGCAAAAGAGGGAACTATGGACTCAAGGGAAATCAACCCTGAAAATAAGTTACGAGCTATAATTGAGCATCACTGCCTGCTAATTGA gtTGCGAAATGAGGTTGAAGCTATTTTTCGAATGCCACTTCTCATACAATTTTTCACGTCACTCGTGATATTCGCCATGACGGGATTTCAAGCCAATGTCAAGGCGCAAGATCCAGACGGCGCTTCTCTCATATACTGTTATTGTGGCTGTATATTTTGTGAGCTGTTTTTTTACTGTTGGTTTGGCAATGAAGTTTCAGAACAG agCAAGACATTGGCCACAAGCGGCTATGGTTCACCTTGGTATGAGTTCGACCAGCGCTTCAAAAACTCGCTCTTGCTTTTTCTTTCTCAGTCGCAAGAACCTTTCGTATTCACGGCCGGCGGTTTCATCTCACTTTCCTTgcccagcttttcgggaattttAAGCAAGTCGTATagctttattgcatttttgcgGCAGGTATATGGACGCTAA